One region of Candidatus Polarisedimenticolia bacterium genomic DNA includes:
- a CDS encoding heavy metal translocating P-type ATPase, whose protein sequence is FREIWLLTGDHADVAELVGVALGVDRVFAERTPEEKTQSVAAARREGVTVMVGDGINDAPALAAAHVGVAMGARGATASSEAADVVLTVDRLDRLEESVLISRRTRDIALQSILAGMGLSMIAMGFAAAGWLPPVAGALLQEGIDAAVILNALRALGDGKARRQERPEAVAVARRFRAEHRTLLPEVKRIRGVADRLGTLPPASARSELQQVYDFLTRELLPHEEAEDATAYPVVARIIGGEDPTATMSRAHLEIAHRVRMLGTLLQEIPEEGPAPEDLAELRRILYGLDAILRLHFAQEEETYLPLLDGAAASLHEEVAGGRTRS, encoded by the coding sequence TTCCGCGAGATCTGGCTGCTGACCGGGGATCATGCCGATGTGGCGGAGCTGGTGGGCGTCGCCCTCGGTGTCGATCGTGTCTTCGCCGAGAGGACGCCGGAGGAAAAGACGCAAAGCGTCGCCGCGGCCCGCCGCGAGGGAGTGACGGTCATGGTGGGAGACGGCATCAACGATGCCCCGGCGCTGGCGGCGGCGCACGTCGGTGTGGCCATGGGAGCGCGCGGCGCCACCGCCTCCTCCGAAGCCGCCGATGTCGTGCTGACGGTGGATCGGTTGGACCGACTCGAGGAGAGCGTCCTGATTTCGCGCCGCACCCGGGACATCGCGCTGCAGAGCATCCTGGCCGGGATGGGGTTGTCGATGATCGCGATGGGTTTCGCCGCGGCGGGATGGCTGCCGCCGGTGGCCGGGGCGCTGCTGCAGGAAGGGATCGACGCCGCGGTAATCTTGAATGCCTTGCGGGCCCTGGGAGATGGGAAAGCGCGCCGTCAGGAGCGACCCGAAGCGGTGGCGGTGGCGCGCCGGTTCCGCGCCGAGCACCGCACCCTGCTGCCGGAGGTGAAGCGAATCCGCGGCGTGGCGGATCGCCTTGGCACCCTTCCGCCGGCCTCCGCCAGGTCCGAGCTCCAGCAGGTCTACGATTTCCTCACCCGCGAGCTGCTGCCGCACGAGGAGGCGGAGGACGCCACCGCCTACCCGGTGGTGGCGCGCATCATCGGCGGCGAAGACCCGACCGCGACGATGAGCCGTGCCCACCTGGAAATCGCCCATCGCGTCCGCATGCTGGGGACCCTCCTGCAGGAGATCCCCGAAGAGGGCCCGGCTCCCGAGGACCTGGCGGAGCTGCGGCGCATTCTTTACGGCCTCGACGCCATCCTGCGCCTGCATTTCGCGCAGGAAGAGGAGACCTACCTGCCCTTGTTGGACGGCGCGGCAGCTTCCTTGCATGAGGAGGTGGCGGGAGGGAGGACTCGCTCATGA
- a CDS encoding universal stress protein: MRILIAYDGSPDADMAIDDVVTRPWPKGTKVRLVTVLETPLAAAPASFEFYGPMIVGVETSLREEAYAGIQKALAKFKTREDLETSYEIKEGHPKSALLEAIQAWDADLVVVGSHGRSRIERLFLGSVSHALVTHAPCSVEVVRSRRRAA; encoded by the coding sequence ATGAGAATCCTGATTGCCTACGACGGCTCTCCGGACGCCGACATGGCGATCGACGACGTGGTGACAAGGCCCTGGCCCAAGGGAACGAAGGTCCGCCTGGTCACCGTCCTGGAGACGCCCCTCGCCGCAGCGCCCGCCAGCTTCGAGTTCTACGGGCCGATGATCGTCGGCGTCGAGACTTCCCTGCGCGAGGAGGCCTACGCAGGGATCCAGAAGGCGCTGGCGAAGTTCAAGACACGCGAGGACCTGGAGACCAGCTACGAGATCAAGGAAGGCCATCCCAAGAGCGCGCTGTTGGAGGCAATCCAGGCCTGGGACGCCGATCTCGTGGTCGTCGGCTCGCACGGCAGGAGCCGGATCGAGCGCCTTTTCCTCGGCAGCGTCAGCCATGCACTGGTGACGCACGCCCCGTGCAGCGTGGAGGTGGTCCGCAGCC